The Salvia splendens isolate huo1 chromosome 20, SspV2, whole genome shotgun sequence nucleotide sequence GGTCAAGCATAGCTCCATACGAATTCTATTGGCTGTTATTGTGCAGAGGGATTGGGAATTACACCAGTTGGATGTCAAAACGGCATTCTTACATGGTGACTTGAAGGAAACTATATACATGGAGCAGCCCGAGGGGTTTGTCAAGAAGGGAAATGAAGGAAAAGTGTGCTTGCTCAGAAAAAGTCTGTATGGTCTCAAGCAAAGTTCCAAACAGTGGTATCTGAAGTTCAATGAGTATATGCTGAGAATTGGTTTTGAGAAGTCCAGGTATGATTATTGTGTTTATATCAGAAAGGTTGATGGAGAGGTCTCAGCTTATCTGCTActctacgttgatgacatgTTAGTAGCAGCTCCCAATTTAGTTGAGATAAAGAGGGTTAAAGGCCAGCTGCAAGAGGAATTCgatatgaaggatcttggtAATGCCAAGAAGATCCTGGGCATGGATATAGTTAGAGACAGAAGCAAAGGTGAGCTGAGGCTAACACAGAAAGACTACCTGGATAAGGTGCTCAAGAGGTTTCAAATGCAGGACTCAAAACCAGTCACACTCCCTATGGCACAGTAGTTCAAACTCAGCAAGGAACAATGTCCAACTACTGAAGCACAGAGAAAGGAAATGGACAGGATCCCTTATGCTAGCATTATTGGAAGTATAATGTACACCATGGTTTGTACCAGACCCGATCTTGCCCATGCCAAGAGTGTGGTAAGTAGATTCATGGCTGATCCAGGGATAGAGCACTGGCATGCCCTTAAATGGTTGATGAGGTACCTAAAAGGAACAACTGATTATGCTATAGTGTTCAGGAGAAACAAGAGTCAAGGTGGAGATCAGTTAATTGGTTTCTTAGACTCAGATTATGCAGTGAGTTATGACACTCGAAAGTTACAATCTGGCTATGTGTTAACTCTGAATGGTGCTGCTGTGAGTTGGAAATCTTGTCTCCAATTAGTTGTAGCTCTCTCTGCTACAGAAGCGGAGTATATAGCTCTTGCTGAGGCAGTGAAGGAGTCATTTTGGCTGAAGGGGATCCTTGGAGATTTTGGGGTTAAGCAAGATTCTGTCGAGATAAAGTGTGACTCTGCAAGTGCAATCTGCTTGACTAAGCACCAGACTTTTCATCAAAGAAGCAAACATGTGGATGTGAGGCTTCATTTCATACGAGATGAGGTGAATAAGGGAGCAGTGAGGGTAGCAAAGGTGTCAACAGATGATAATGCTTCAGATATGCTAACGAAGGTAATCCCCGGCACCAAGTTGAGATATTGCCTGGAGCTGATCGGATTGGAGCAGAACTAGAAGAAAGGGGAGAGAGGAGGCAACCAGAACTTGTTCACTAGtcacaaggtggagatttgttagtgCATGGTGTGAGCTGATTGAACAAGGTATGAAAGCTCAGGGACCTGCATGCAAATAACTATGTGAAGTTAGTTAAAACGGTTGGGATGAGAAGTGAGGCTTATGTGTGAGCCGAGCCATCTACCGCGAAGctgggagtatatatatatatatatacaagatCCTAGCATAGCATAGTTAGTTAAGAAGTTACAACAACACACTATTTTTGTGAGATCATTTTCCACATTAGAGAGTTCCGAGAGTTAGAGGTTTCTCAATCAGAGTGGAGTGATTTGAGTGTGATCGTTGATTGTAATTCTTTGTATTTCTGTTCTTGCTGTCAAGTGAATATATTAGATCGTCTCCTCCGTGGATGTAGGTATTTTAcggccgaaccacgtaaactCCGGTGTATTCTCATTTCTGTTTATCGCTTGTTCGTAGCTCTTCAATACTTGTTGATCTACCGAGATCACACTACATTTGCGCTCTTTTAATTTTAGACatcattattttactttatttcttcaaCTCCCATGCAATTTACGTACTTCGATGAAGTACACTGTCTTTAcgtttataaattataattgtaAAAAATGTTTTTAATTACATCATACTTTCTCAATTCGCtattaagagtcacatttcttCACGACATGAGTTTtgagaaatattaaaaaaagttaatggaaaatagttagtggaatataagtcccacttgtatataatatatattattttaaaatgaaatgtgagtagaatgagtttgtggaatgtgagaccctattagTATTTATGCGAAGAGTGAACcaagactcctattcacggaccgcctaaaatgaaaaaacggaaCTCCTAaaatagagggagtatattatagtTTACTCACTAAATCATATAGGCTAAGAtaagggctggcaattttcgacacgacacgataatccgacacgaatccgcacgaaattattgggttggggtcaagtcttattggatccgtgtccttatcgggttgacccattaagaacccgataatttcgggttgggttcgggtcagatgcgggtcggatgcgggtaacccattaagaaataatattattatttttattattatttaaaaaaatatatattattttaatgttttaatttcttataaattaggtttaaatggtataaaacgaattttaattgtgtaaattaggttaaaaattaaggtttaatcgtataatattaggttttaatcgtgtaatatcaggttcgggttgttatcgtgtcgtgtcaacccaaattatatcgtgtcgataacggattcgtgtcgggtgcgggtcgtgttcggatttgaaggtagcagg carries:
- the LOC121781578 gene encoding secreted RxLR effector protein 161-like, with the protein product MDRIPYASIIGSIMYTMVCTRPDLAHAKSVVSRFMADPGIEHWHALKWLMRYLKGTTDYAIVFRRNKSQGGDQLIGFLDSDYAVSYDTRKLQSGYVLTLNGAAVSWKSCLQLVVALSATEAEYIALAEAVKESFWLKGILGDFGVKQDSVEIKCDSASAICLTKHQTFHQRSKHVDVRLHFIRDEVNKGAVRVAKVSTDDNASDMLTKVIPGTKLRYCLELIGLEQN